The proteins below are encoded in one region of Nitrospirota bacterium:
- a CDS encoding thiamine pyrophosphate-dependent enzyme, translating to MSKERIKISEDLYDIMPSDYQDLVKSATYGKEDRGWKDIGNSKELIEQHSLCAGCPESMAFRYILASLPNPEDTVMVGSTGCTSLVFPMVAVHNIHSLFGNQNAIASGLKRALSVRFPGRTKDVVVLAGDGATVDIGLDMTLQAWFRQEKFTTICFDNELYANTGGQESGLMQKGFVAKMAPVGKLFDKVRLPEIARESGCHYVVQCTVSKPSLIEKVIKNAVMIAREIGPTYLQLYTPCILEIGKNSMEGLQEMRDSEKPTERFAYKEYISEPAKQLLAEMAAKDKEKKAAAKQLAAQGA from the coding sequence ATGAGCAAGGAACGTATCAAGATTTCTGAAGACCTGTACGACATCATGCCGTCCGACTATCAAGACCTGGTCAAGAGCGCGACCTACGGCAAAGAAGACCGGGGCTGGAAGGATATCGGCAACAGCAAGGAACTGATCGAGCAGCATTCTCTCTGCGCCGGCTGCCCGGAATCCATGGCCTTCCGCTACATCCTGGCCTCCTTGCCTAACCCCGAAGACACCGTCATGGTCGGCTCCACCGGCTGCACCAGCCTGGTGTTCCCCATGGTGGCCGTGCACAACATCCACTCCCTCTTCGGCAACCAGAACGCCATCGCCTCCGGCTTGAAGCGCGCCTTGAGCGTCCGCTTCCCGGGCCGGACGAAAGACGTGGTCGTGCTGGCCGGCGACGGCGCCACCGTCGATATCGGCCTCGACATGACGTTGCAGGCCTGGTTCCGCCAGGAGAAGTTCACCACGATTTGCTTCGACAACGAACTGTACGCCAACACGGGCGGCCAGGAGAGCGGTCTGATGCAGAAGGGCTTCGTGGCCAAGATGGCACCGGTCGGGAAGCTCTTCGACAAGGTTCGCCTGCCGGAAATCGCCCGCGAATCGGGCTGTCATTACGTGGTGCAATGCACCGTCAGCAAACCGTCCCTCATTGAGAAGGTGATCAAGAACGCGGTCATGATCGCGCGCGAAATCGGCCCGACTTATCTCCAGCTCTACACACCCTGCATTCTCGAAATCGGGAAGAACAGCATGGAAGGGCTTCAGGAGATGCGGGATTCTGAGAAGCCGACCGAGCGCTTCGCCTACAAAGAGTACATCAGCGAACCGGCCAAGCAGCTCCTGGCAGAGATGGCCGCCAAGGACAAAGAAAAGAAGGCCGCGGCCAAGCAGCTCGCCGCTCAGGGCGCCTAA
- a CDS encoding 2-oxoacid:acceptor oxidoreductase family protein codes for MIKKRLNIRMSGLGGQGAVTAAHVMAMAANRDGKFSISNPFFGAEKRMAPAESYCRIGIERIYDRGELVFPDVIQVFHPQVITMGKSYTMPFYSGVKEGGLVIINSDQELLSADDIERLKSLNVALFYIAGTELAIEVAGTELSTNMAMIGAVAGITKCVSMESLDGALQERFGKKFVASGGTASLDEAIKKKFAKKEMLLAKNLATVKAAYDIASKWAEENKYELRVGNPAVAA; via the coding sequence ATGATCAAGAAAAGACTGAACATCCGGATGTCGGGATTAGGCGGGCAGGGCGCCGTCACTGCCGCGCATGTCATGGCCATGGCCGCCAACCGCGACGGCAAGTTTTCGATCTCCAATCCCTTCTTCGGCGCCGAAAAGCGCATGGCGCCGGCGGAGAGCTATTGCCGGATCGGCATTGAGCGGATCTACGACCGCGGCGAGCTGGTATTCCCCGACGTCATCCAGGTGTTCCATCCGCAGGTCATCACGATGGGGAAGAGCTACACGATGCCCTTCTACTCCGGCGTGAAGGAAGGCGGCCTCGTCATCATCAACTCCGACCAGGAGTTGCTGTCGGCCGATGACATTGAACGGCTCAAGAGCCTGAACGTCGCCTTGTTTTACATCGCGGGCACCGAGCTCGCGATCGAGGTGGCCGGCACCGAATTATCGACGAATATGGCGATGATCGGAGCGGTCGCGGGCATCACCAAGTGCGTCTCCATGGAATCCCTGGACGGCGCCTTGCAGGAACGGTTCGGGAAGAAGTTCGTCGCCTCGGGCGGAACCGCGTCCCTGGACGAAGCAATCAAGAAGAAGTTTGCCAAGAAGGAAATGTTGCTGGCCAAGAATCTGGCAACCGTGAAGGCGGCCTATGATATCGCCAGTAAATGGGCCGAAGAGAATAAGTATGAGCTGCGAGTCGGCAATCCTGCCGTCGCCGCTTAA
- a CDS encoding pyruvate ferredoxin oxidoreductase, producing the protein MYNVAQVIDEKCVAKKGCRLCIMYCPEANCLDLNSTKMVAEVTIDRCKGCELCVVVCDAAKHNAISMQAVSATGQLIAHKGESAAIGQAYQG; encoded by the coding sequence ATGTATAACGTAGCGCAAGTCATCGATGAAAAATGCGTGGCCAAAAAGGGATGCCGCCTCTGCATCATGTATTGTCCCGAGGCCAACTGCCTGGATCTCAATTCGACCAAGATGGTGGCCGAAGTAACGATTGACCGCTGCAAGGGCTGTGAGCTCTGCGTGGTCGTCTGCGACGCGGCGAAGCACAATGCCATCAGCATGCAAGCCGTCAGCGCCACCGGGCAGCTGATTGCTCATAAGGGCGAGTCCGCCGCCATTGGGCAAGCCTACCAAGGATAA